One Halobaculum roseum DNA window includes the following coding sequences:
- a CDS encoding DUF4396 domain-containing protein codes for MDIWKLVAMGVAAIVAILVATQPVFVVGLTLFDYGQAPSESYTTMQTKDVSRFPVNDPQRQSELTARAARPPDSGLNYSTVVRVPENDWQTAMAASRLRASEDALLLFGNATPPSSANGTNTSSVSTVDISGGNPAETAASIATRGNGSDDISQNNVIIVNSDEPQWALPAAAWSAYSGDPILYANEDGVPDATQEAIEELNASHAYVLAPPGLVSDEALSDLNVEWTRVSGDTPQDHAIEVAEFRDESRDFGWGIHERDKVGYYNFMLVNPSEPEHAVSSTNLQWGKAGPILLVNDDGSLPAVTENYAWQSQPAWFSTPAEGPFNHLFAMGSTDQVSWVSQGRLDYAVEITQYRHQGAGLSPLESLAAIWAGFSILGASFVFAHARHRLPEMNDWTTMVWPLLTLVLGPFGLALYWLSYRGRQIVTTDQGPRVLRPYWLRAATATAMGVGFAASTMIATGFLLNYFGIPMIVLDGPLFWLGNAMTILIVLVYVIAFLVSWLVFHIPMLKDSQGLDTGSAARKGAKIVAVSMTSVSVGMMGGMWVLMMLNLPMMPGDDNILWFGVMVFATLVGFLIAWPVNGLLVRKNLKPGGAL; via the coding sequence ATGGATATCTGGAAATTGGTAGCGATGGGTGTCGCTGCCATTGTCGCGATTCTCGTCGCTACACAACCGGTCTTCGTCGTCGGGCTGACGTTGTTCGACTACGGGCAGGCACCGAGTGAATCGTACACCACGATGCAGACTAAGGACGTGAGCAGATTCCCTGTCAATGATCCACAGCGCCAGAGTGAACTCACTGCCCGGGCTGCACGGCCACCTGACTCAGGTCTCAATTATTCAACTGTGGTTCGTGTTCCCGAGAACGACTGGCAGACGGCTATGGCGGCATCTCGACTACGGGCGAGCGAAGACGCTCTTCTCCTCTTCGGGAACGCCACTCCCCCCAGTAGCGCAAATGGAACGAACACGTCCAGCGTCTCTACTGTTGACATCTCTGGTGGAAACCCCGCTGAGACAGCCGCTTCTATCGCCACCCGTGGGAACGGATCTGACGACATCAGTCAGAACAACGTCATCATTGTGAACTCTGACGAGCCACAGTGGGCACTGCCCGCTGCCGCCTGGAGCGCCTACTCTGGTGACCCAATTCTATACGCGAACGAAGACGGAGTCCCAGATGCCACCCAAGAGGCAATTGAGGAACTGAACGCCTCACACGCCTATGTCCTCGCACCGCCCGGCCTCGTGAGTGACGAAGCGCTCTCTGACCTCAACGTCGAGTGGACACGAGTTTCAGGGGACACCCCACAGGACCACGCCATCGAGGTGGCAGAGTTCCGTGATGAGTCGCGAGACTTTGGCTGGGGAATCCATGAACGTGATAAAGTCGGTTACTACAACTTTATGCTCGTCAATCCCAGTGAGCCCGAGCACGCAGTCTCGTCGACAAATCTTCAGTGGGGGAAAGCTGGCCCAATCCTACTCGTCAACGATGACGGGAGCCTGCCAGCGGTAACTGAAAACTACGCGTGGCAGTCACAGCCGGCCTGGTTCTCGACCCCCGCAGAAGGGCCGTTTAACCACCTCTTCGCAATGGGGTCGACGGATCAGGTTTCCTGGGTGTCCCAGGGCCGGCTCGATTACGCGGTTGAGATCACGCAGTACCGCCATCAGGGGGCCGGCCTCAGTCCGCTAGAATCGCTCGCTGCGATCTGGGCCGGGTTCAGTATCCTCGGGGCGTCGTTTGTGTTCGCCCATGCACGTCACCGGCTACCTGAGATGAACGACTGGACGACGATGGTCTGGCCGCTGCTAACCCTTGTCCTTGGCCCATTTGGGCTGGCCCTCTACTGGCTCTCCTACAGGGGAAGACAGATCGTTACAACTGATCAGGGACCACGCGTCCTCCGCCCGTACTGGCTTCGAGCAGCCACAGCGACTGCAATGGGCGTTGGCTTTGCTGCAAGTACGATGATCGCGACGGGGTTCCTCCTCAACTACTTCGGCATACCGATGATCGTCCTCGACGGGCCACTATTCTGGCTCGGGAACGCGATGACGATCCTCATCGTGCTCGTGTACGTCATTGCGTTCCTCGTATCGTGGCTCGTCTTCCACATCCCGATGCTAAAGGACTCACAAGGGCTCGATACCGGATCGGCAGCGAGGAAAGGTGCGAAGATCGTCGCCGTGAGCATGACGAGTGTCTCTGTCGGAATGATGGGCGGAATGTGGGTACTCATGATGCTCAACCTACCAATGATGCCAGGAGACGACAACATCCTCTGGTTCGGCGTGATGGTGTTCGCTACGCTGGTCGGGTTCCTCATTGCTTGGCCAGTGAACGGACTGCTCGTTCGGAAAAACCTCAAACCGGGTGGTGCACTGTGA
- a CDS encoding SPW repeat domain-containing protein — MDTPTKSITVFTGALGIWLMAFPFIVGSPSPAKWNDVVVGGMIATLAGYNYSRERIQGGPSKGISGILVLLGGWLLFAPFVTGVTGGLLWNDVAVGVLVTAFAGYNVYVAPSEEQTVTHTPTNDT; from the coding sequence ATGGATACACCAACGAAGTCTATTACAGTCTTCACCGGGGCCCTCGGGATCTGGCTCATGGCTTTCCCGTTCATAGTGGGCTCACCGTCTCCTGCCAAGTGGAACGACGTAGTTGTAGGTGGAATGATCGCCACATTAGCAGGGTATAATTACTCACGTGAGCGAATACAGGGTGGACCCAGCAAGGGAATTTCTGGGATACTCGTGCTGCTTGGCGGGTGGCTTCTGTTTGCCCCGTTTGTCACCGGAGTCACTGGAGGTCTTCTTTGGAATGACGTGGCTGTCGGCGTTCTAGTGACCGCGTTTGCAGGATACAACGTGTACGTAGCCCCGTCTGAAGAACAGACGGTTACTCATACGCCAACCAATGATACCTGA
- a CDS encoding cell wall-binding repeat-containing protein — protein MSDRSRRTFLRDLAALPVGATLGGAALTYREVRSSGERSQGGPASADFDEETVTSMTTRLAGSNDYETATAFTQNVYPAINDHTRPGAAILISDSDLAAALPGVAFIHHPIDGAVLLTEPDSLPEVTREEIERLHPEGVHVDGNMQVYIVGGERYISSDVQRTVEQMGLKTRRIEGDTPIEVAANADQYLSTIHANHRDTTFIADLDDLQTAIPAQSWNAHGGDGFLYIDGNRIPEATQEQLEARFDEAYMYLLGDESKISEQVARDLARFGHVQRIPRGSDPYELSVGFAGYKDIGRNQGWIFGEWPRNIGWGIAESGHNFIFANPDNWQTALPACVESHRGKHGPMLHVEQDTVPDAVENYLTNLTRPHESAPYDRKYNHGWIVGDTDQISQRVQAQLHAMLQEPRGDQ, from the coding sequence GTGAGCGACCGTAGTCGCCGGACGTTCCTGCGCGATCTCGCCGCGCTACCAGTTGGAGCAACTCTTGGGGGTGCCGCACTCACGTATCGGGAAGTCCGGTCCTCAGGCGAGCGTAGCCAGGGCGGACCCGCGTCGGCTGACTTCGACGAGGAGACCGTCACGAGCATGACGACCCGTCTCGCCGGGAGTAACGACTACGAGACGGCGACAGCGTTCACACAGAACGTCTATCCCGCCATTAACGATCACACCCGACCGGGGGCAGCGATTCTCATCAGCGACAGCGATCTCGCTGCAGCACTTCCCGGCGTGGCGTTCATCCATCACCCTATCGACGGTGCGGTCCTCCTGACGGAGCCGGACTCCTTGCCGGAGGTAACGCGCGAGGAGATCGAGCGCCTCCACCCGGAAGGCGTTCACGTCGACGGAAACATGCAGGTGTACATCGTCGGGGGCGAGCGCTACATCAGCAGTGACGTTCAGCGGACCGTCGAACAGATGGGGCTGAAGACCAGACGTATTGAGGGAGACACACCGATCGAAGTCGCGGCCAATGCAGATCAGTACCTCAGTACGATTCACGCCAACCACCGGGACACCACGTTTATCGCCGATCTCGACGATCTCCAGACCGCCATCCCGGCGCAGTCCTGGAACGCTCACGGCGGTGACGGCTTCCTCTACATTGACGGGAACCGCATCCCCGAGGCAACCCAGGAACAGCTTGAAGCCCGCTTCGACGAGGCATACATGTACCTCCTCGGCGACGAGAGCAAGATCAGCGAACAGGTCGCTCGCGACCTCGCACGTTTCGGCCACGTACAGCGAATCCCGAGGGGATCTGATCCGTACGAACTAAGCGTCGGCTTCGCCGGGTACAAGGACATCGGACGGAATCAGGGGTGGATCTTCGGCGAGTGGCCCCGTAACATTGGTTGGGGGATCGCTGAAAGCGGTCACAACTTTATCTTTGCGAACCCTGACAACTGGCAGACGGCACTCCCGGCGTGCGTCGAAAGTCATCGCGGGAAACACGGACCAATGCTCCACGTCGAGCAGGATACAGTACCAGACGCCGTTGAGAACTATCTCACAAACCTCACTCGGCCACACGAGTCCGCGCCGTATGACAGGAAGTACAATCACGGATGGATCGTTGGGGACACAGATCAGATTAGTCAACGAGTCCAAGCCCAGCTCCATGCAATGCTCCAAGAACCACGAGGTGACCAATGA